One region of Nothobranchius furzeri strain GRZ-AD chromosome 16, NfurGRZ-RIMD1, whole genome shotgun sequence genomic DNA includes:
- the prdm9 gene encoding histone-lysine N-methyltransferase PRDM9 produces the protein MSDRDITVVVIEEPVLPAGVMVPDLEPAETSIQRLLNTVGQDETSAGHNGFGCEECLMLFQDQSHPDDVNCPSFVLDFQTSLGVPQRALLTLPFGLMIGRSSIPGAGVGVINQGQTVSPGMHFGPYEGEITTRENAMTSDFSWEIHKGEDQYEYIDAAKDSFSNWMRYVNFARSKDEANLLAVQYKGSILFHCCRSVQTGDELTVWPSSKMHAHLSKAWTQMLFLKLNRTESGPSASNPIFLCTNCLLSFTTEAFLVRHLQDFHTHSAAVEEVDKNPPGAESDHSPTSVALLPVDSVQSKTCDDCGKVFKQIPHLRRHKLCVHSNKRPYCCPHCRRSFSQASGLIRHQHVHRKPTVTEASNQSQILSETESLTSRAELLNAGEAAESEDGKEMNGSQNPLEAEDVTDAANTSADEAGARHLDCSFCEKSFTNEASFKKHKASVHENLRPYVCSVCRKRFGQYHSLSRHLQSHHKRDESRETVSEDLEGVAVLPFSCAECSTSFSSVDALQQHISQLHSVDVSAETREESSVPAIKTTNSIQNLPSRRPQRPRASSKVSAITKLVAPKRKAGRPAWTNRSSTEPEAPAGRSTMLVKFNWFSCNLCKQTYGNPEDLKSHKCTLMPFKCRECGAAFKKSAVLKRHKQTEHGKSKSNICDRCGKSFSMAAKLKQHQKSSSCLKYHHTSELFLCSFCQFSFTVKSYLHKHIKRHHPDEFLSLGDSDVPMNQLEEEGKCTCPHCGTDCASSKEFKSHPCTRELNVLYLCTDCGKDFSNQYSLKQHERIHTGQKPYTCTHCGKSFSYGGQLTVHLRTHTGEKPYLCTHCGERFRQSGDLVRHERKHTGVRPYSCSECSKSFSRLQSLKAHKLLHQGQRMFKCTQCGKSFSRNYHLRRHHQKVHM, from the exons ATGTCGGACAGGGACATCACCGTGGTTGTGATTGAGGAGCCCGTTCTCCCAGCAG GTGTGATGGTTCCTGACTTGGAGCCAGCTGAAACATCCATCcagaggctgctgaacactgtgGGCCAGGATGAAACCTCAGCAGGTCATAAtggtttcg GTTGTGAGGAGTGTCTGATGCTCTTTCAGGACCAAAGCCATCCCGATGACGTCAACTGTCCATCTTTTGTCCTTGATTTTCAAACAAGCTTGGGTGTCCCTCAGCGAGCTCTCCTCACGTTACCCTTTGGTCTGATGATCGGCAGGTCTAGCATTCCTGGTGCAGGAGTTGGAGTCATAAACCAAGGACAAACAGTGTCTCCGGGAATGCACTTTGGCCCCTATGAGGGGGAAATAACGACAAGGGAAAATGCCATGACTAGTGACTTTTCCTGGGAG ATTCATAAAGGAGAAGACCAGTATGAGTATATTGATGCAGCCAAGGACTCATTCTCCAACTGGATGAG ATATGTCAACTTTGCTCGAAGCAAAGACGAGGCCAACCTGTTGGCCGTCCAGTACAAAGGCAGCATCCTCTTCCACTGCTGTCGCTCCGTACAGACGGGAGATGAGCTCACCGTGTGGCCGAGCAGCAAAATGCACGCCCATCTCAGCAAAGCCTGGACTCAGATGTTGTTTCTGAAGCTGAATAGAACAG AGAGTGGTCCGTCTGCGTCCAACCCAATATTCCTGTGCACCAACTGCCTGCTTTCATTCACCACAGAAGCTTTCCTCGTCCGACATTTACAAGACTTTCACACGCACTCCGCAGCCGTCGAAGAGGTCGATAAAAATCCTCCTGGTGCGGAGTCGGATCACTCTCCAACATCTGTGGCGTTATTACCTGTTGATTCTGTTCAGTCCAAAACGTGTGACGACTGCGGGAAGGTTTTCAAGCAAATCCCTCATCTGAGGCGGCACAAGCTGTGTGTCCACTCAAACAAACGTCCTTACTGCTGCCCGCACTGCAGGCGCAGCTTCAGCCAGGCTTCTGGCTTAATCAGACACCAGCATGTTCACAGAAAGCCGACTGTCACAGAAGCCTCAAATCAGAGCCAAATCCTCTCTGAGACCGAGAGCTTAACATCAAGAGCAGAACTTCTTAATGCTGGTGAAGCGGCAGAGTCCGAGGACGGAAAAGAGATGAATGGGAGCCAGAATCCCCTTGAAGCGGAGGACGTTACTGATGCTGCAAATACTTCTGCTGATGAGGCAGGCGCACGTCATTTGGATTGTTCGTTTTGTGAGAAGAGCTTCACAAATGAAGCATCTTTCAAAAAGCACAAGGCTTCAGTTCACGAGAATCTACGTCCGTATGTTTGTTCTGTGTGCCGGAAACGTTTTGGACAGTACCACAGCCTGAGCAGGCACCTGCAAAGCCACCACAAAAGAGATGAGAGTAGAGAGACAGTAAGTGAGGATTTGGAGGGTGTGGCCGTGTTGCCTTTTAGCTGCGCGGAGTGTTCGACGTCTTTCTCTTCGGTGGACGCTCTGCAGCAGCACATAAGCCAGCTGCACTCAGTGGATGTCTCCGCAGAAACCCGCGAAGAAAGTTCAGTTCCTGCCATAAAAACCACCAACTCCATCCAAAACCTTCCGTCTCGCAGGCCACAGCGTCCCAGAGCTAGCTCCAAGGTTTCTGCCATCACCAAGCTTGTAGCACCAAAACGCAAAGCAGGCAGGCCCGCGTGGACCAACCGGAGCTCCACTGAGCCGGAGGCTCCCGCTGGCAGAAGTACGATGTTAGTGAAATTCAACTGGTTCAGCTGCAACCTTTGTAAACAAACGTATGGAAACCCAGAGGATCTAAAGTCACACAAGTGCACTTTGATGCCGTTTAAGTGCAGAGAGTGTGGAGCAGCTTTTAAAAAGTCGGCAGTGCTCAAAAGGCACAAGCAGACGGAGCACGGAAAGTCAAAGTCCAACATTTGTGACCGCTGTGGTAAAAGCTTCTCCATGGCTGCTAAGCTCAAACAGCATCAGAAGAGCAGCTCTTGTCTGAAGTATCACCACACGTCTGAGCTTTTCCTGTGCTCCTTCTGCCAGTTCTCCTTCACTGTGAAGAGTTATCTTCACAAACACATCAAGAGGCACCACCCGGATGAGTTTTTGTCACTTGGCGATTCAGACGTTCCGATGAACCAGCTGGAGGAGGAGGGGAAATGCACATGTCCACACTGTGGGACTGACTGCGCAAGCTCCAAAGAGTTCAAGTCTCACCCATGCACGAGGGAGCTGAATGTTCTGTATTTATGCACTGACTGTGGGAAGGACTTCTCTAACCAGTACAGTCTGAAGCAGCATGAGCGCATTCACACGGGGCAGAAACCGTACACCTGCACCCACTGCGGGAAAAGCTTCTCATATGGCGGCCAGCTCACTGTGCACCTCAGAACACACACCGGGGAGAAGCCCTACCTGTGCACCCACTGTGGCGAGAGATTCCGGCAGTCGGGAGATCTGGTGAGACACGAGAGGAAGCATACGGGCGTGAGGCCATACAGCTGCTCCGAGTGCAGCAAGAGCTTCAGCCGCCTGCAGAGCCTCAAAGCCCACAAGCTGCTCCACCAGGGACAGAGGATGTTCAAGTGCACCCAGTGTGGAAAGAGCTTTTCTAGGAACTATCATCTCAGGAGACACCACCAGAAAGTGCACATGTAG